A window of the Chlorocebus sabaeus isolate Y175 chromosome 8, mChlSab1.0.hap1, whole genome shotgun sequence genome harbors these coding sequences:
- the EMC2 gene encoding ER membrane protein complex subunit 2 isoform X2, whose translation MAKVSELYDVTWEEMRDKMRKWREENSRNSEQIVEVGEELINEYASKLGDDIWIIYEQVMIAALDYGRDDLALFCLQELRRQFPGSHRVKRLTGMRFEAMERYDDAVQLYDRILQEDPTNTAARKRKIAIRKAQGKNVEAIRELNEYLEQFVGDQEAWHELAELYINEHEIESDSYARFLVHEYLTLFSYYKQLMRNRMKTFVCCLWSIYIM comes from the exons AAATGcgagataaaatgagaaaatggagagaagaaaacTCACGAAATAGTGAGCAAATTGTAGAAGTTGGAGAAGAATTAATTAATGAATATGCTTCTAAGCTAGGAGATGATA TTTGGATCATATATGAACAGGTGATGATTGCAGCACTAGACTATGGTCGGGATGACTTGGCATTG ttttgtcttcAAGAGCTAAGAAGACAGTTCCCTGGCAGTCACAGAGTCAAGCGATTAACAGGCATGAGATTTGAAGCCATGGAAAG atatGATGATGCTGTACAGCTATATGATAGGATTTTACAAGAAGATCCAACTAACACT GCTGCAAGAAAGCGTAAGATTGCCATTCGAAAAGCCCAGGGGAAAAATGTGGAGGCCATTCGGGAACTGAATGAGTATCTGGAACA ATTTGTTGGAGACCAAGAAGCCTGGCATGAACTTGCAGAACTTTACATCAATGAACATGA aATAGAATCAGATTCTTATGCACGTTTTCTTGTGCATGAATATTTAACCTTGTTCTCATACTACAAACAACTGATGAGAAATAGAATGAAGACATTTGTCTGTTGTCTGTGGTctatatatataatgtga